The sequence below is a genomic window from Cataglyphis hispanica isolate Lineage 1 chromosome 13, ULB_Chis1_1.0, whole genome shotgun sequence.
taattataaatgcgcGCGTTACGATTCAtgcaacaattattaatttcaatacatATGTCATGGAAAatgaaagtatttttataacattgcatagtgtacatataaaaaatgttgattatcCGCATGTAGATTAACTTGAAAATCGATATTGAGTAACAACTGttctaataaaagaaacatgatggatatacatattaaatatgaagtatacatacataacaattttttgtatagtgtaaaaagataaaatgataCCTATAGAGTATTTTAATACACAGAATAAGaactaaatatatagtttcttaaatataaataaattctctaataacaagataatatataattccattatgataaatataacattgctCTAAATCCTCCAGCACTGTCATACTGTATACAGTCTTAGATTTGATGTGAATTGCACCGCAAAAGTctttaaaatgaaaacattAATCTAAGGTCAAATACgacttcaataatataaaattaataataatcattaataagcAAGCATAATAGATAATCATTCTTACAATGGCATGCCGCACGCAAGTACTGCAGGATTCAAGaactgaaattaatatatgtacaagatGTTTCAGATTCACTGcattttctttcatctctgatctctttaatatttcttccaCTTAAGCCAAAGAATTTGCAATCAGGAGAAAGTGCGTGTGATGCTAGAGGGGttattctttctatatatcATGTTAGTTGAAACGCAATAATTGTGAGAGGCGGATGATGCTTCAATATtagataatgtatttaaagaaGCGGATATTATATTCGTAATATCGAGAGTCTTTGTTGGAAGAAtaccattttcttttttgtctttttttcatttaaatggaTTTGCAGGAACGCTTTTACGAAAACATTTCTCTCACAAATACGCACTCGGACAGTCgccgttttaaattttatacataagaaTGATTCTCACATACGGCAAATTCAACAATAAAagtgtgcatttttataatactttacaGAGTGAGACACCTAACTTTACCATCCAAAATATCTTCCATCAACATCGcagaaaaaactatatatagaaTGTTTCATAAAAGAGTATGCTTgtagatattaatatcgcggaaaactgattataaataattttgtcataaagTATTCACTTATctgaatttttgtatattatgagTAAATATATGGATTCATGAGAAAAACGAATGTATAATCCAcaaaacaatacaaaatataacttataacAGAAGTAAAACTATCACTAAGCATGCCATTTCATATATCAATGTGTAGTGTATATTATGATGTTTTATACGAATAattaacatgaaaaaaaagaaaaaaaacattttgcataataaCATTCAAAGATGATCTTATAAACAAAGCAGTGATTGCTAGATAACATTCCAGAGAAGACATTCTTGTtcaattagtttaaaaaactACACTATGCAaacattttctctaaaaattgtcaaaaatttcgTATTTGTCTCATTGTCGtcttatatctaaaattattctaaaattcaaattgtagtagaaaagtaaaaaagttaaataaaagtaccatttttatatatcgctatagaatattaaatttaatctaaagcATTGAGcaagattagaaaaaataattgcacataaaagaaatatataaaagctaacatttcttttttcttttctatatataaattgcttgaaagtgatttttttcttattgtccatattttttctatttatatatacaaatattctcTCACTCCATTTGTTCactaatttacataaaagctGATTGCAAgtgttttgtattttaaaaattgtaattgtgcagatatgtaaacaataacTGACATGCACTTGTTTCTGAATTAGtgacttatttaaaaaattatgaaagcgataagaataatttttgctaacaatgatcaatttttcgcaatttattaatataaagcaattttggatatagatttatatgaaATCTCTTTTCCATCTGTCCGacaatcttaatataaataagaccgtatattttttagacaCCCTGTATTATCCGTAGAAAAACGGGGTTACATTTGAGCATTGGagcaaatttgaaaaattttgaagtatcATGCACAAGGAAAGtcattgcatttattaaaatcaatgctTAAAAAACAccaaaaaaacttttctattattgtatagaatatttaaatttttaaatacgtcCCAATGTTTGCAAATgtatccttttctctcttacgTATTACCCGTATCTATTAGTAACTAGTCAATATGCAACAATGCTGATTAACTCCATACTTCTTAAAATACTAAATTCCCATTtggatttttcttaaaaaattacttttgaatTCACCTGTGAGATATCTCTATTAAAGATATCCACATATTTTACGAAACATCCTACATGTAAGATTTCATTTTCACAATGTTAGAGCAGAAGATACAAATggagaaataaaagttatcaaaagaaaaaattaaaagttcatTTCCAAAAATCTCATAAGTTTCTTAAATCACtgatatatcaattttgttgATTTAATGTCTGTACATGATTCTATATGTATCTATACAGTATaactgtattattattatgtttagaaTGAGATGTCAAGTAGTAACTtactacaaaattattaagatgTGTATGTCAAGATTATCATTGTTAATGTCTTATAAATTGtggataaaaagaatatgcaAAGTAAATTTcaggaaaataatatctagACGAGTATTAGCCAGTTTCTTAAAAGATGAGCAGAGTTTATCTTATatgaaaaacttatatataggataacttattttatttataaaaaaaaattcatctaaatttctttatcactTTCTTTGGAAACAgattatttttggaaataatcACAAGTGCAAATTTGTAACTTGCATTCATATTGCATTTGTAAGACTATATATCTAAATAGAGCATTTTTAAAgcatataaatgcataaaatttcaGAAGGAGAAAAGCAGGTGGTAAAGTTAAGTGTCCTATTCTGTATAACAATAGCACGATTATGGCACAAAACTTATTTCTAAAGAGAAATGCTAAACGGATCAGAtcgattcaatataaatacacgCTCGGAGAGCTTTTCTGTAGTGTACTATTTTCGAGAGACGACTATCTCagtattctataatttttctgttCGATTAATTtgctttcgatttttttttcttttttttttaatttttggaacTTTTCCCTTGATTATTAATCTATGTCATCCATTCGTACATCGTGCTTACAGTAGATACAAAAGACCTAAGAAAGGCATTCTTAGGTTTTCCTATGGTGCAAACTTAAGTTTGCAATGTATTAGTGATTTCTCGATGTACAGTTACCAAATCTTGTATGTAACCAGCTAATCTGGCATTTAACGTAtccaaattttgtttttgaacCTTATTTGCACTCAATGCAAGTTCTAATTGTTCATGAACTACATTTAACATATCGCGAAGTTCTGCATTCTCCTTCTGTAGAGCcttgcaaaaacaaaaatgagatatttgtTAATCAAATACTTGGAGGATTGAAACTTCAATAtactaaaagttttatatttaagaaaagattaatatataagaaaatcttGTATACATACCACAAAATCTTTACTCTTAGTGGCCATAGTGAGAGCTTTGATTTCTTCATTTCGCGTCCTCAATTCATTTTCCAATGCTTCAACTCTCAATCTTAAGGCTTCGCTATTTCCTTCTGCGATTTTTCCAGCTTCCAAATCGGCGTATTTAGCTTTTATTTTGGCATTTTCGTCTTTATATAATTGGAGTTGTCTCTTCCATTCGTCAACATTAGCTGTGGATTCTTGTAATGCACTTGTTAATCTTGCATTATTGGTTTTGAGGGTAGTCAAttcaatctataataaaatatcaattgcattattttattgttgataCATTATTctcatttacattattaaaaagaattttttttatcgtaccTCCCATTTCTTGGCATTAGCAGAACTCTGAGCTAGAGCAAGTTTCAGCCTATCGTTCTCGTACTTGAGCTGCATCTCAGCCGACTGTCCACCTTGTGTAGAGCTCAGTTGCGCCGATTTCCCTTGATGCTGCGGACTTTCTGTACTCTGCTGAGAAACACTCTGTGATCTTGAATGGACTGTGTTTTTCAATTCATCGTCCACTTTATTCTGACAACTACCAGGTAAAGGACTGCTGCTTACCGAAGATACACTGTTCTGAGCGGATATCATATTGGCATTCGGATTCGGGTTGTTCGATGCCGACACATTGGAGTTAATCATCGAAGAGTTTGGCGGATCGATAAGATCTTGTTCCGACGATGGCATACCCGACCGAGACGTAATAGGGCTAACATTCGCACTGGTAGCTGGCGTAACTGAAGAACTATTCGACTGTAACTTGGCGCTGGCTAGTTTAGTGGCTTCTTTCACTTCAtgaaatttctcaataaactgttgataaagaatatttcttttgagaGTATGATATGAGGATTTTTGTTTTGTAGATTGTAATGAAAGTGGAAACACAAACCTTTCCTAATTCAGCCTCAGATGCAAAACCTAAACCATATACAGTATTCGCCCTGACATCTGACCATTGGCCAAATTTCTGTGACGTTTTTGTAAAAGTCATATTTGGTGTAATTGTGCTATTTATAACTGCctaaaatggaaagaaaagCATGTTAGATACTAGTCTATTTCGTTTTTAtacttacaaatataattcttgatCACACCTTTGTTCCTTCAACtgatattattctgtacagACTTCTGGTAGAATCATAAAAGAATGATACTGATATTGCTGCTGATGATGCAGGTACCCAAGACCGCTTTGTCTTGGGATCAATGTGAAATACGTGCGCTTTGCACGTAAAGATTGGTTGTTCActgtaatcaatttaaataataaaagaacagcgtatatacatatgtatgtatgtgatcttacATATATGACACAAAGTGTCTATTTTTATCTGACCTCATTAAAGCAAAAGCATATTCAAAGATATAGTATAGAattgacatataaaattatgaaaaaagataatatatatacaataagatTTCCTATGAAAAAAAgcagtatttatttatatttaattaataataaataaaatttttaattttttatcaatatatattgttaaaaacttgttttttcacaaatatatgagaataaatttttctggataataaaataaaggagATTAATTAACTGctcgattttaaataaacataaacgtgtgattaaaagaaatattttatttatattataaaaatatatattgtaattttgtatgtgtgtatcaaataaatcttaaaaatgtcttaaaactttctcgtttattaaaaaatttttgcgtaTTGGcacttttttctaattattgaaaaacagaaaatgaaaTTACTATCGAAAAATGAATGACTAATATATCTGCGATTAATGTATTtcgttattttacaaaaaaaaagaaaaaattattttgaagtgTCACattaatcgaatatatataccGCATTGGTACTGTCAATCAAATCGGGATAAAACGCGTACAAGGAACAGATGCCACGGAGAAAGAAACGCAATTGCACAGGGGCATTGTCTCCTACATATTGAAAGTGATTTAATTCATGCGGCATGATGGAGGAACCGGTAATAGGCGTATTAAGAACAATTCGTTATACACACACGAGAGTGCGAGATGAAAATTAACACGATCGCATATACACATGCACGTTACACACCCTTAAAAGGCGGTGTgcgaaatatatctttcgcCGGAGAATAATTACTTACCCCATTGTTTCCTTGCCCGATGTCATATAAGAAGCTCTTCTTAGTCGCACGGTGTTGTAAATCGTGTCGCACGCATTCAACACGAGCGCGCGGCGGCTATTTTCAGATCAGGAGAGGCGAGATTTTCCGAGAAATCGCCGAGAACTGTCCGAGCGTAGAGCGAGATCTGCGAGTTGACAGCCGCCGCTCATCGGCCAAACcactatctctttctctctccctctctatcTATAGCGTACGGCGACGATCACGCGACGACATGAATGTAGTCGAATCTCTCCACACGGTCTGCCTGGATTTAATCGATTTTCCACGAAAGAGTCTGCTATTCGCTTTCGCCGTTAACCTCTCGACGCGATTCACCGCTCTCCGAAACTTGTCAAATTCATTGAATCCACTGAACAAGGCTTCGCGGAAAGACGCACACGCACATCACGCCCGACACGATCGTACTCGAATCGAACTTAAAGGCACTAACGCAACGATGCGACAATCATGATTTGAAGATACTGCTGTAATCATGGACGTGTGAAATATTTGCTGGCTGTCCCTATTCCttatacaagataaaaaaaaatgataagaggAAACGCTATGACATTATCATGtaagaatttttgttatttgagcgcgtttttattaaatagataagtaaaatatatattttttgctaatataattctaatataatataattctgataATTGGCAAAATTAGAGTCGATATATGTAACAAAttcaatgattatttatattttacaacctTGAAATTTCAACTCTCACaagaatcaataaaatacTAGTAATAATCAATAGAATACGTTAAAgtattccaaatatttttattgatctcATTATATATCGCTTCCTCAATTTTTGCTAtagtggaataaaaaaaaactaatattgagaaataattaaagttgatagaaatttgtaaataccatatttatataataaaaattcaattaaagaaaaatccaaaataattcaatctaCAAAAATTCAATCATTAACCATACAGTGGTTTGC
It includes:
- the LOC126853957 gene encoding homer protein homolog 1 isoform X1, with the translated sequence MTSGKETMGEQPIFTCKAHVFHIDPKTKRSWVPASSAAISVSFFYDSTRSLYRIISVEGTKAVINSTITPNMTFTKTSQKFGQWSDVRANTVYGLGFASEAELGKFIEKFHEVKEATKLASAKLQSNSSSVTPATSANVSPITSRSGMPSSEQDLIDPPNSSMINSNVSASNNPNPNANMISAQNSVSSVSSSPLPGSCQNKVDDELKNTVHSRSQSVSQQSTESPQHQGKSAQLSSTQGGQSAEMQLKYENDRLKLALAQSSANAKKWEIELTTLKTNNARLTSALQESTANVDEWKRQLQLYKDENAKIKAKYADLEAGKIAEGNSEALRLRVEALENELRTRNEEIKALTMATKSKDFVALQKENAELRDMLNVVHEQLELALSANKVQKQNLDTLNARLAGYIQDLVTVHREITNTLQT
- the LOC126853957 gene encoding homer protein homolog 2 isoform X3, yielding MTSGKETMGEQPIFTCKAHVFHIDPKTKRSWVPASSAAISVSFFYDSTRSLYRIISVEGTKAVINSTITPNMTFTKTSQKFGQWSDVRANTVYGLGFASEAELGKFIEKFHEVKEATKLASAKLQSNSSSVTPATSANVSPITSRSGMPSSEQDLIDPPNSSMINSNVSASNNPNPNANMISAQNSVSSSTESPQHQGKSAQLSSTQGGQSAEMQLKYENDRLKLALAQSSANAKKWEIELTTLKTNNARLTSALQESTANVDEWKRQLQLYKDENAKIKAKYADLEAGKIAEGNSEALRLRVEALENELRTRNEEIKALTMATKSKDFVALQKENAELRDMLNVVHEQLELALSANKVQKQNLDTLNARLAGYIQDLVTVHREITNTLQT
- the LOC126853957 gene encoding homer protein homolog 2 isoform X2 codes for the protein MTSGKETMGEQPIFTCKAHVFHIDPKTKRSWVPASSAAISVSFFYDSTRSLYRIISVEGTKAVINSTITPNMTFTKTSQKFGQWSDVRANTVYGLGFASEAELGKFIEKFHEVKEATKLASAKLQSNSSSVTPATSANVSPITSRSGMPSSEQDLIDPPNSSMINSNVSASNNPNPNANMISAQNSVSSQSTESPQHQGKSAQLSSTQGGQSAEMQLKYENDRLKLALAQSSANAKKWEIELTTLKTNNARLTSALQESTANVDEWKRQLQLYKDENAKIKAKYADLEAGKIAEGNSEALRLRVEALENELRTRNEEIKALTMATKSKDFVALQKENAELRDMLNVVHEQLELALSANKVQKQNLDTLNARLAGYIQDLVTVHREITNTLQT